Proteins encoded by one window of Candidatus Nitrosocosmicus hydrocola:
- a CDS encoding SAM-dependent methyltransferase — translation MDMLSHDYIGIAKKAFKREGIKYLVTNGSKFAVSTVTDNILNCYYKKFYSENTFEFQGKKYHYYINSRGKTWKTERAVEIPIIWEFVNEYKNNKKRILEIGNVLSYRFETSHDILDKYEKVPGVINEDVASFVPDGHYDLIVSISTMEHVGWDESPQDPPKITRGIQNLNRMLSPTGKMIITLPLGQNSYLDGLLMENKVIFDKQYFLLKSAKLNWTQVNWENIMNFNYDKKIPAANCILIGINQKKEPR, via the coding sequence GTGGATATGTTATCACATGATTATATCGGGATCGCAAAAAAGGCATTCAAAAGAGAGGGGATAAAGTATTTGGTCACTAATGGCTCAAAATTTGCGGTCAGTACAGTAACAGACAACATCCTTAATTGTTATTATAAGAAATTTTATTCCGAGAATACCTTTGAATTCCAGGGTAAAAAATATCATTATTACATTAATTCCAGGGGAAAAACTTGGAAAACTGAAAGGGCAGTGGAAATACCGATTATTTGGGAATTTGTAAACGAATACAAGAATAATAAAAAACGGATTCTTGAAATTGGAAATGTTTTGTCATATAGGTTTGAAACGAGTCATGATATCCTAGACAAGTATGAAAAAGTACCTGGGGTAATCAACGAAGACGTTGCATCATTTGTTCCAGATGGTCATTATGACTTGATTGTGAGTATATCAACCATGGAACACGTAGGCTGGGATGAATCCCCCCAGGATCCGCCAAAGATAACAAGAGGTATTCAAAACTTGAACAGGATGTTATCGCCCACCGGGAAAATGATTATTACTCTTCCCTTAGGTCAAAATAGTTATTTAGATGGGTTATTAATGGAAAACAAAGTCATATTTGATAAACAATACTTTTTATTAAAAAGTGCAAAATTGAATTGGACTCAGGTAAATTGGGAAAATATTATGAATTTCAATTATGATAAGAAAATTCCAGCCGCCAACTGCATTTTGATTGGGATAAATCAAAAAAAAGAGCCTAGGTAA
- the wecB gene encoding non-hydrolyzing UDP-N-acetylglucosamine 2-epimerase, producing the protein MSKFNLVSIVGARPNFMKLAPLYDKLKDDCAHTIIHTGQHYDYELSQIFFEDFELPKPTYNLEIGSGSQGYQVAEMIKGIELLLDKNKYDLAIVYGDTNSTFAGAFASVKSNIPVAHVEAGLRSYDRRMPEEINRILTDNLSNLLFASTNTAAKNLQKENIFGHVIETGDLSVEVINHFSQKSTKSNIISILGLAEKSYVLFTMHRAENTTMKESLISIIQVFTQLQEFTIVFPMHPRTRNILKNYNLYNLILDCKNVKVINPVGYTDFVNLMKNASKIVTDSGGVQKEAYLLSVPCITIRKNTEWIETVEEGWNILTDTNTDLIVKYVKSWLPTNTNIKPIFGDGTTSELIRNEIMKKLG; encoded by the coding sequence ATGAGTAAATTCAATTTGGTATCAATCGTAGGTGCAAGACCTAATTTTATGAAACTTGCACCATTATACGATAAATTGAAAGATGATTGTGCTCATACCATTATCCATACAGGTCAACATTATGATTATGAATTATCTCAAATTTTTTTTGAGGATTTTGAACTGCCGAAGCCAACTTATAATCTAGAGATTGGATCTGGATCTCAAGGTTACCAAGTAGCAGAGATGATTAAGGGAATAGAACTTCTACTGGATAAAAACAAATATGATTTGGCAATTGTTTATGGTGATACTAATTCTACTTTCGCTGGCGCTTTTGCATCAGTCAAATCTAATATTCCAGTAGCGCATGTTGAAGCTGGTTTAAGAAGTTATGATAGAAGAATGCCCGAGGAAATAAATAGAATTTTGACGGATAATTTAAGCAACCTGTTATTTGCGTCCACTAATACTGCTGCAAAGAATTTACAAAAGGAGAACATTTTTGGTCATGTAATTGAAACTGGAGACTTATCTGTTGAGGTTATTAATCACTTTTCGCAGAAAAGCACAAAGTCTAATATTATTTCAATCCTTGGTCTAGCGGAGAAGTCTTACGTCTTATTCACCATGCATAGGGCAGAGAACACCACTATGAAAGAAAGCCTCATTTCAATTATCCAGGTATTTACGCAATTGCAGGAATTTACCATAGTTTTTCCCATGCATCCACGAACAAGAAATATCTTAAAAAACTATAATTTATATAACTTGATATTGGATTGCAAAAATGTAAAAGTTATCAATCCTGTAGGTTACACGGACTTTGTAAACTTAATGAAGAATGCATCCAAAATAGTAACGGATTCCGGTGGAGTGCAGAAGGAGGCGTATCTCTTATCAGTACCATGTATAACGATTAGAAAAAATACAGAATGGATAGAGACAGTTGAAGAAGGATGGAATATACTAACAGATACAAATACCGACTTGATAGTAAAATATGTTAAATCTTGGCTTCCTACTAATACGAATATTAAACCAATTTTTGGTGATGGAACTACCTCAGAATTAATTAGGAATGAAATTATGAAGAAATTGGGATAG